A DNA window from Setaria viridis chromosome 2, Setaria_viridis_v4.0, whole genome shotgun sequence contains the following coding sequences:
- the LOC117844936 gene encoding LOW QUALITY PROTEIN: G-type lectin S-receptor-like serine/threonine-protein kinase At1g11300 (The sequence of the model RefSeq protein was modified relative to this genomic sequence to represent the inferred CDS: inserted 3 bases in 3 codons; substituted 1 base at 1 genomic stop codon), whose translation MAWSAIRYAATVLLLLLLLVQPCASDDRLVPGKPLFPSATIVSDGGSIALGFFSLTNSTPAKLHLGIWYNDVPRLTVVWVANRETPITNSSSSPPSLSLTNTSNLVLSDASGRVLWTTNITGSVSPSPPATGVAAVLLDTGNLVVRTPNGTTLWQSFDHPTDTFLPGMKIWIKSSNHRERHAERMVVSWKGPDDPSPGSFTYGADPNTSLQLFVWNGTRPMLRSAPWTGFTVDGEYQVNSSAYIYVAIVNTEEDTYISYSLSDGATHTRYVLTYAGEYQLQSWNSSSSAWPVLGQWPTWECNHYGQCGPYGYCDSTMAAPTCRCLDGFEPTNPEEWSGGRFSRGYRRKEALRCGDGDGFLALPGMKSPDKFVLVRNRTSEECAAECAKNCSCVAYAYADLSSSGTKGGMTRCLIWAGELIDTEKMGDMAGGETLYLRSAGLDDPGNRRKAKTKLMKILLSAVLVSSIVILAGIIFACFKFQARRRNREDHKKLGLILGDTGTSEGLGEGNTAQDFGFPFVRFEDIVAATXGQGGFGKVYKAVLSGKKVAIKRLSKDSSXGTKEFRNEVVLIARLQHRNLVRLLSCSVKGEEKMLIYEYLPNKSLDGTFLVYNSRKMLLDWPTRVSIIKGIARGLLYLHXDSRLTIIHRDLKAANVLLDGEMRPKIADFGMARLFNDNQTKANTHRVVGTYGYMAPEYAMEGIFSIKSDVYSFGVLLVEIVTGRRRSSMDDIIGFPNLIIYAWNMWKEGKTGCLADSSIMDTCLPNKILLCXVALLCVQENPDDRPHMSSVVFSLKNRCVTLPRPNQPAYFAQRSTEMDQIRDNIYNLLNTLTLTNIEPRYFFLKNPLSF comes from the exons ATGGCTTGGTCGGCTATCAGGTATGCCGCTActgttctcctcctcctcctcctgttggTGCAGCCGTGTGCATCCGACGACCGCCTCGTCCCCGGCAAACCGCTGTTCCCTAGTGCCACCATCGTGTCCGACGGCGGCAGCATTGCCTTGGGCTTCTTCTCCCTGACAAACTCCACTCCAGCCAAGCTGCACCTCGGCATATGGTACAATGACGTCCCCCGGCTCACCGTCGTGTGGGTCGCCAACAGAGAGACCCCAATCACAAACAGCAGCTCCTCTCCGCCATCGCTGTCCCTGACCAACACCTCCAACCTCGTCCTGTCCGACGCCAGCGGCCGGGTCCTTTGGACGACAAACATCACCGGAAGTGTCTCTCCatcgccaccggccaccggcgtCGCCGCGGTGCTTTTGGACACCGGCAACCTCGTCGTCCGGACTCCGAACGGTACCACCCTGTGGCAGAGCTTCGATCACCCGACCGACACGTTCCTCCCCGGGATGAAGATCTGGATCAAGTCCAGTAATCACAGGGAACGCCATGCCGAGCGCATGGTGGTGTCGTGGAAGGGCCCCGACGACCCCTCGCCGGGGAGCTTCACCTACGGCGCGGACCCGAACACGTCCCTCCAGTTGTTCGTCTGGAACGGGACGCGCCCGATGCTTCGCAGCGCCCCCTGGACGGGCTTCACGGTCGACGGCGAGTACCAGGTCAACTCCAGCGCTTACATCTACGTGGCCATCGTCAACACCGAGGAGGACACCTACATATCCTACAGCCTCTCCGACGGCGCCACCCACACCAGGTACGTGCTGACCTACGCCGGCGAGTACCAGCTCCAGAGCTGGAACAGCAGCTCGTCGGCGTGGCCGGTTCTCGGGCAATGGCCGACATGGGAGTGCAACCACTACGGCCAATGCGGGCCGTACGGCTACTGCGACAGCACCATGGCCGCTCCGACGTGCAGGTGCCTCGACGGCTTCGAGCCTACCAACCCCGAGGAATGGAGCGGCGGCAGGTTCTCGCGAGGGTACCGGCGGAAGGAGGCGCTgcggtgcggcgacggcgacggcttcTTGGCCTTGCCGGGGATGAAATCGCCGGACAAGTTCGTGCTCGTCCGGAACCGGACTTCTGAGGAGTGCGCGGCGGAGTGCGCCAAGAACTGTTCGTGTGTGGCGTACGCTTATGCTGATCTGAGCAGCAGCGGGACGAAGGGCGGCATGACGAGGTGCTTGATTTGGGCCGGCGAGCTGATTGACACGGAGAAGATGGGTGATATGGCTGGCGGTGAAACGCTCTACCTCCGGTCTGCAGGCTTGGATGATCCTG GTAACAGAAGGAAGGCAAAGACCAAGTTAATGAAGATTTTGCTGTCTGCAGTTTTAGTAAGTAGCATTGTGATACTTGCGGGGATTATCTTTGCATGCTTCAAGTTCCAAG CTAGAAGAAGAAACAGGGAAGATCACAAGAAGCTTGGGTTAATTCTGGGTGATACTGGTACATCTGAAGGACTTGGGGAAGGGAACACTGCCCAAGATTTTGGATTCCCTTTTGTTAGATTTGAGGATATTGTGGCTGCAA TTGGACAAGGAGGTTTTGGCAAAGTTTATAAG GCCGTGTTAAGTGGTAAGAAAGTTGCTATCAAAAGGCTGAGTAAGGATTCTTCATAAGGAACCAAGGAATTCAGGAATGAAGTTGTTCTAATTGCCAGATTGCAACATAGAAATTTGGTTCGACTTCTTAGTTGCAGTGTCAAGGGTGAAGAAAAGATGTTGATTTATGAGTATTTGCCTAATAAAAGCTTAGATGGTACCTTTTTGGTAT ATAATTCAAGAAAAATGTTGCTAGATTGGCCGACACGAGTTAGTATAATCAAAGGAATCGCAAGAGGACTTCTCTATCTCC AAGATTCAAGATTGACCATAATTCATAGAGATCTCAAAGCTGCTAATGTTTTGCTAGATGGAGAGATGAGACCGAAGATAGCTGACTTTGGCATGGCAAGGCTCTTCAATGACAACCAGACAAAGGCAAATACACATCGTGTTGTAGGGACATA TGGCTACATGGCTCCTGaatatgcaatggaaggcatcTTCTCAATAAAGTCTGATGTCTATAGCTTTGGTGTACTACTCGTGGAGATTGTAACTGGTAGAAGAAGAAGCTCCATGGATGACATAATAGGATTTCCGAATCTTATAATCTAC GCATGGAATATGTGGAAGGAGGGGAAGACAGGATGTTTGGCAGATTCATCTATTATGGATACTTGTTTGCCAAATAAAATTTTGCTTT AAGTAGCACTCCTGTGTGTTCAAGAAAACCCAGATGATAGGCCACATATGTCATCTGTTGTGTTCTCGCTGAAGAATAGATGCGTCACACTTCCGAGGCCAAATCAGCCTGCATATTTTGCACAAAGGAGCACTGAGATGGATCAAATAAGAGATAACATTTACAATTTGTTGAACACTCTTACTCTTACAAATATAGAACCacggtatttttttttaaaaaatccttTGAGTTTTTag